In Acidobacteriota bacterium, a single window of DNA contains:
- a CDS encoding biopolymer transporter ExbD codes for MGGTVSGRGGRRDRRQLAEINVTPLVDVMLVLLIISMVAAPMLQRSIRLDLPATESADPIEEAQYVITMDRESKLRINDRPIHPDLLVERMRTLAQSRPGETVYLRADKLLTYGEVLWVMDRIRTAGMTRIALVSVPLEEERR; via the coding sequence GTGGGCGGCACCGTCTCCGGTCGCGGTGGGCGACGGGATCGACGTCAACTGGCGGAGATCAACGTTACCCCTCTGGTGGATGTCATGTTGGTGCTGCTGATCATTTCGATGGTCGCCGCGCCGATGCTGCAGCGCAGTATTCGACTGGACCTACCCGCCACCGAGAGCGCCGACCCCATCGAGGAGGCCCAGTACGTCATCACGATGGATCGCGAAAGCAAACTCCGCATCAACGATCGACCGATCCACCCCGATCTGCTGGTCGAACGGATGCGGACCCTGGCCCAGAGCCGTCCGGGCGAAACCGTCTACCTGCGGGCCGACAAGTTGCTGACCTACGGCGAGGTGCTGTGGGTGATGGATCGGATTCGCACGGCCGGGATGACACGCATCGCGTTGGTCTCGGTCCCTCTGGAGGAGGAGCGCCGCTAA
- a CDS encoding MotA/TolQ/ExbB proton channel family protein gives MPFPLVSSAPPSLDVWSLVMQAGPMAKAVLLTLIIFSVASWGVAAERFRRFSRAEKESRRFLERFHRGGGLAAIQEETEEFQWSPLADIYRAGFREISLNPPPPGEPLKGEGLEAVDRILRKNAVMQMTELERSLGFLATTASATPFIGLFGTVWGIMNAFRGIGSSGTASLAAYAPGIAEALVATAAGLGAAIPAVILYNHFQGRLRMMDSLIDEFEADLVHRLQGRRS, from the coding sequence TTGCCCTTTCCCCTGGTCTCCAGCGCCCCGCCATCCCTCGATGTTTGGTCTCTCGTCATGCAAGCCGGCCCCATGGCCAAGGCCGTGCTTTTGACGCTGATCATCTTCTCCGTCGCCTCCTGGGGCGTCGCCGCCGAGCGGTTCAGACGTTTCTCCCGAGCAGAGAAGGAATCGCGACGATTCCTCGAACGCTTCCATCGGGGTGGGGGTCTCGCGGCGATTCAGGAAGAGACCGAGGAGTTCCAGTGGAGCCCGCTGGCCGATATCTATCGTGCCGGCTTCCGCGAGATCAGCCTGAACCCGCCTCCACCGGGGGAGCCGTTGAAGGGTGAGGGGCTGGAGGCGGTCGATCGCATCCTGCGTAAGAACGCCGTCATGCAGATGACCGAACTGGAGCGAAGCCTGGGCTTCCTCGCCACCACCGCTAGCGCGACCCCGTTTATCGGGCTGTTCGGCACCGTCTGGGGCATCATGAACGCGTTCCGTGGCATCGGAAGCAGCGGTACCGCCAGCCTGGCGGCCTACGCACCGGGCATCGCCGAAGCCCTCGTGGCGACCGCCGCCGGCCTGGGCGCCGCCATTCCCGCCGTCATCCTCTATAACCACTTTCAGGGTCGACTCCGCATGATGGACTCCCTGATCGATGAGTTCGAGGCGGATCTGGTCCATCGGCTGCAGGGACGGAGAAGCTAG